From Nitrospirota bacterium, one genomic window encodes:
- a CDS encoding chlorite dismutase family protein, whose amino-acid sequence MTGPESTKAPASPETRRQYVNFRFLRLDPAFRRLPPAQRKKGKQEFLGVCGRWDKRMMVYSYSTVGIRADCDLMLWRISYRLEDFQEMSSEIFSTGLGKYLTPSYSYLAMTSRSTYVKEHSHEDGHASRLEIIPAQYKYLFVYPFTKTPDWYLLPFEERQKMMDAHFAYGHKYPSVKVNTTYSFGLDDQEFVVAFETNKPGDFLDLVMEMRATAVRKYTLKDTPIFTCVKEELPTIADLLDSGARS is encoded by the coding sequence TCGGTTGGACCCCGCTTTTCGAAGGCTTCCGCCCGCCCAGCGCAAGAAGGGAAAGCAGGAGTTCCTCGGCGTGTGCGGCCGCTGGGACAAACGCATGATGGTCTATTCGTATTCCACGGTTGGGATTAGGGCCGATTGCGATCTCATGCTCTGGCGCATCTCCTATCGTCTGGAAGATTTCCAGGAGATGTCCTCTGAAATCTTTTCGACGGGCCTGGGGAAGTATCTGACTCCTTCGTACTCCTATCTGGCCATGACCAGCCGTTCAACCTACGTCAAGGAACATTCCCATGAAGACGGCCACGCCAGCCGACTGGAAATCATTCCGGCACAATACAAATATCTCTTTGTTTATCCCTTCACCAAGACACCCGACTGGTATCTCCTGCCCTTCGAGGAACGGCAGAAAATGATGGACGCCCATTTCGCGTACGGCCACAAATACCCCTCCGTCAAGGTCAACACGACATATTCGTTCGGGCTGGACGACCAGGAGTTCGTCGTCGCCTTCGAGACCAACAAACCGGGAGATTTCCTGGATCTCGTGATGGAAATGCGGGCCACCGCCGTTCGCAAGTACACCCTCAAAGACACGCCCATCTTCACGTGCGTCAAGGAGGAGCTTCCGACCATCGCGGACCTTCTGGACTCCGGCGCCCGCTCCTAG
- a CDS encoding outer membrane lipoprotein-sorting protein, giving the protein MWTRTFLVILCLLTLPPAFAEELTVDHIVERAKQNEFPDNMSATIKMVLRDKEGNERLREFQIKRRGQGDDGDAVIRFVAPPEVEGTAFLMKKEKDKDAEIYMFIPELKRTRRIAGAESNRSFVGSDFSYSDIQLSHFSKGTHRNLRSEAIDGADCHVVESSIPKTEDEPYDRIVAWIRKDNFLPVQVLFYSGSDQPKKKFTIQKFEKQGQTLVVTDSTMQTVQKGHTTQMQLRDLKLGAPLKDSEFTLRALERG; this is encoded by the coding sequence ATGTGGACACGCACGTTCCTCGTAATTCTGTGCCTGCTCACCCTCCCCCCGGCGTTCGCCGAAGAGCTTACCGTCGATCACATCGTCGAGCGAGCCAAGCAGAATGAATTTCCGGACAACATGAGCGCCACGATCAAGATGGTTCTCCGGGACAAGGAAGGCAACGAACGACTGCGCGAGTTCCAGATCAAGCGGCGGGGTCAAGGCGATGACGGCGATGCCGTGATCCGCTTTGTGGCCCCGCCCGAGGTCGAAGGCACCGCTTTTCTCATGAAGAAGGAGAAAGACAAGGACGCCGAGATCTACATGTTCATTCCCGAGTTGAAACGTACCCGGCGCATCGCCGGTGCCGAGAGCAATCGAAGTTTCGTGGGGAGCGACTTTTCCTATTCCGACATTCAACTCTCGCATTTTTCAAAGGGAACACATCGGAACCTCAGGTCGGAGGCCATCGATGGCGCCGACTGCCACGTGGTTGAATCTTCCATTCCGAAAACAGAGGACGAGCCCTACGACCGGATCGTCGCGTGGATCCGGAAGGACAATTTCCTCCCGGTCCAGGTTCTTTTCTACAGCGGTTCCGATCAGCCGAAGAAAAAGTTCACCATCCAGAAGTTTGAGAAGCAGGGGCAGACGCTGGTGGTCACCGATAGCACCATGCAAACGGTGCAGAAGGGACACACCACCCAGATGCAACTGCGCGATCTGAAGCTGGGCGCCCCTCTCAAGGATTCCGAGTTCACCCTGCGCGCGCTTGAGCGCGGGTAA